The following proteins are encoded in a genomic region of Candidatus Cloacimonas sp.:
- a CDS encoding aspartate-semialdehyde dehydrogenase — protein MKTAIVGATGEVGRMMITCLEESNLTISELDLFASERSAGTILYYLDQPLKVQELKQDSLLKHYDYVLFSAGAGVAKTYAPIAAQASEVVIDNSSGFRKETNIPLVVPQVNGELLLGYKGIVANPNCSTIQIILPLAVLDKLFGLKKLIVSTYQSVSGSGHQGIQTLLNQRKGINDKGIYPHIIDLNVIPQIGAILDNGYCQEEEKMQFESRKILSKWNLAVSATTVRVPVIYGHSVSVYAEFENNVDLPKAEAALQKAPGIIYYPNTYITPLDLGSSNDSHTCRLRLGTDDKSLTFWNVGHNVRLGAAANAIDILLTHSKYTGKL, from the coding sequence ATGAAAACAGCAATAGTTGGCGCCACCGGTGAAGTTGGCAGAATGATGATTACCTGTTTGGAAGAAAGTAACTTAACTATTTCAGAACTGGATCTGTTTGCTTCAGAACGCTCTGCAGGAACCATTTTATATTATCTTGACCAACCTCTTAAAGTTCAAGAACTGAAGCAGGACTCTCTGCTTAAACATTATGACTATGTTCTTTTTTCGGCGGGAGCGGGAGTTGCCAAAACTTATGCCCCGATTGCAGCCCAGGCATCAGAAGTTGTAATTGACAATTCTTCCGGATTCAGGAAAGAAACAAATATTCCTCTTGTTGTTCCACAAGTAAATGGAGAACTCCTTTTAGGTTACAAAGGCATCGTAGCTAATCCCAATTGTTCCACGATTCAGATTATTTTGCCTCTGGCAGTTCTGGATAAGCTTTTCGGTTTAAAGAAATTGATCGTTTCCACTTATCAGTCAGTTTCCGGCAGTGGACATCAGGGAATTCAAACTTTGTTGAATCAACGCAAAGGCATTAATGACAAAGGTATTTACCCACATATCATTGACTTGAATGTTATTCCTCAAATTGGCGCCATTTTGGATAATGGATATTGTCAGGAAGAAGAAAAAATGCAGTTTGAAAGTCGTAAAATACTATCTAAATGGAATTTAGCCGTTAGTGCCACAACTGTGCGAGTCCCTGTTATTTATGGACATAGTGTTTCCGTTTATGCCGAATTTGAAAATAATGTAGATTTACCCAAAGCGGAAGCAGCATTGCAAAAGGCACCTGGCATCATTTATTATCCCAATACTTATATTACGCCTTTGGATTTGGGCTCTTCCAACGATTCTCATACTTGTCGTTTGCGTTTGGGAACCGATGATAAGTCCTTAACTTTTTGGAATGTAGGGCACAATGTTCGTTTGGGAGCGGCAGCCAATGCAATTGATATTTTATTGACTCATTCCAAATATACGGGCAAACTTTAA
- a CDS encoding amidohydrolase, with the protein MLDLIELRHNLHKIPELAFKEFKTRALLEESISKILQDQPKDTWKLHHFNGNTGLLLEYTCAAGPYLLFRADMDALPIYENTGVDYASEHPGFMHSCGHDIHLAILMGLIQFVAINKPQRNLLFLFQPAEEGEGGAQSVLAEGIIQKFNIEMVLALHIASDLPVGAISAKEGIFFAIPQEFDVCFYGKSAHIAFPEKGIDALNAGIMFMNLITDRLQELKAKEKIIFHIGKMSSGTIRNVISDQCVLEGTHRSLSKEISQKINNVIKDTAAFVAKATGANYEVKFLATYDPVINNANLVKRLQEICQRENIQYIPAETAMTGEDFGFFTTLYPGLLFWLGSGCPQPLHSDKFLPKDESIEVGVKVFSAFLPK; encoded by the coding sequence ATGCTTGATTTAATTGAGCTGCGTCATAACTTGCATAAAATCCCTGAGCTTGCTTTTAAGGAATTTAAGACCAGAGCATTATTGGAAGAAAGCATTAGTAAAATATTGCAAGACCAGCCAAAAGATACCTGGAAACTGCATCATTTTAATGGCAATACTGGCTTGCTTTTAGAATATACTTGTGCCGCAGGACCCTATTTATTATTCAGAGCAGATATGGATGCTTTGCCCATTTATGAAAATACAGGAGTTGATTATGCCTCCGAACATCCGGGTTTTATGCATTCTTGCGGACACGACATTCATTTAGCTATTTTAATGGGCTTAATTCAATTTGTGGCGATAAACAAGCCCCAACGCAATTTGTTGTTTCTTTTCCAACCAGCGGAAGAAGGTGAAGGAGGAGCACAAAGTGTTTTGGCAGAAGGAATAATTCAAAAGTTCAATATAGAAATGGTTCTGGCTTTACACATTGCCAGTGATTTACCTGTGGGCGCCATTTCCGCCAAAGAAGGTATCTTTTTTGCCATTCCGCAAGAGTTTGATGTTTGTTTTTACGGAAAATCGGCGCATATTGCCTTCCCAGAAAAAGGCATTGATGCTTTAAACGCAGGCATAATGTTTATGAATTTAATTACAGATCGCCTGCAAGAGCTTAAAGCAAAGGAAAAAATTATTTTTCACATCGGGAAAATGAGCTCCGGCACCATTCGCAATGTTATTTCTGACCAATGTGTTCTGGAAGGAACGCATAGGTCCCTTTCCAAAGAAATCAGCCAAAAAATCAATAATGTCATCAAAGATACCGCAGCATTTGTAGCCAAAGCAACAGGGGCAAATTACGAGGTTAAATTTTTAGCCACTTACGACCCAGTTATCAACAATGCCAATTTAGTAAAACGCTTACAGGAGATTTGCCAACGGGAAAACATTCAATACATTCCTGCAGAAACAGCTATGACTGGAGAGGACTTTGGCTTTTTCACCACTCTTTATCCGGGTTTGCTTTTTTGGCTGGGGAGCGGATGTCCCCAACCCTTGCATTCAGATAAATTTTTGCCTAAAGATGAAAGCATTGAAGTTGGCGTAAAGGTCTTTAGCGCTTTCCTGCCAAAATAA